The sequence tTGGGGAAAATTTCCCCGCGgatggctagggtttgggttgcGGCCGACTGGGACTTTATAGGCGGCCGAGCCAGGGCTCCCCTCGGTACGGATGCCGAGGATTGCCGGTCTGGCCCGGGGGCGCGCATGTGGACGCGTGGCGGCCATCGCATGGCCTCCCGCACGaagagctagggttttggggggtGCGGCGCTGTTGACAGTCACTAACGActtattttgaccgtcaactcctgcacaaaattgAACCAAAATGTGAAATAAATGGTAGGGTAGGATTATTTATTAATGAATTCCACAAATGGTGTTTAAGAAtatgtgcaggtgattttgagcTAAATTTGCAGCAAAATGGTGTGGCATGATCCAAGAGTGATTTTCCAACGAATCATTGCACGACACGTGTCATCAAATGGattagagggcccaccagagcaagaaaccgacaTGACAAAAGACAAAACCCAGGCCAATGACAAATGGGCCTAGAGAGCAGCCCACAGGACAAAAggggaaggtcggtgggcccattggctggtcggccgaccagcccatgggccccatCGCCTCAAATCTTCCATGTGGAGGCTTCTCATTGGGTGCTTAGGTCGGTTCAGTGcagctcaccccgtggctccctcctataaatacaaggggagggggtgcaaATGAGACAACATACACCAGAACACAACTCACCTCTCTTCCTTTGGAGCTTGGTggtcttcatcctagatgctttaaGCGGCCTAGGTGGTGTAGAAGattaggaggagagtgaggaggagtcgggggaagtgccgggtttgtcggcactcttctctgcttgtacctcgacggatgcttattcggttgtaagtgttcatGACTTCCTTATTTAGAGTTAGAGTTTCGTTGCAAGTTATTTCTTCTGCCTTATATAAGTTGAGCAtatgcttagagtagcatttgatcttagcttaagactttggatagagaaggataatcttggccagggttaggattagtacggaatagcgtagacgtggtgtctaggctagactataccactcacttatctgatagtcccatggtttgttgaggtagccggtaggtggtgacagccctgtccaagCCCTAGTAACCCTCCACGTCCGGATATTGGATTGAGCATTACTACTGGAGCTATTGGCTTGTTTAAGGCAGTCGAAACCGGTAGCTCGAAGGATAACGGCGAAgtatctcttcttctaaacatagattctaaatcttaggAAGTCCTCTCTATCCTATCTCTCCTACAcctgtgtgtgtgtccttggatgaacctgaactcgtagatagtgtactcacgttcctcagtggatacgataccttggaatactcctgggtgaaagatacaatggtatccgtgcgcttgcggattttattcgtgacattacaaagtaccaacaagctttctggcaccgttgccggggaacggtagctacattatcttcggactcagtcgtcctcgtatctttttccttttctttacttctacctttacccccgttatccatggagcagctatcccttttacagctctcttcacccaagagcgagttctatgagccagcGTCCCCCAATGACCCAATTCTTTCCACTAGCTATGAACTCAGCTAAGGCTTTATAGCCTTTGTTCAGAAAAATTCCTTTTCAagaagggattgtgaaaatccctaccatcatctgcgcgaatttgagcaagtgtgctcatgcttgaaaatttcaggcatgacacacgaaactcttaaatggaagttgtttcctttcaACCTTTCGGAGGAGgcgaagcaatggtacattcaTGTCGTAGGATGTGTGAACagaagttggattgaacttcgAAACAGATTATGTTCTGCGTTCTTCCCGCTTTCGCGAATATGTGCCTTATGAGCGGAAATTCTAACTTTCCGTCAGAATGATAAGAAATTaatcggtgtagcttgggctCGATTTACCTTATTGGTTCAATCAAGCCTTGACTTGTCATTACCTGAGCATTTActgctccagcatttttatggtggtcttgacaaggagtctgcaGACCATCTTGATCTTACTTCTGGAGgatctttcgctcatcttaccCTATCCGGAGGCAGGGAAGTCCTTAATAAAATTttggacagaacctctttcGTCTGTATCCACAAGCCAGTTCCGACAAAATCCGAGATATGTCAAGAGGAATCTTCAGACATCGAATCAGAACCCCCAGAAAGCCAATCAGTAGATTTGACCCCTGAGGCCTCTCCTGAACTTAAACACGAAACACCAGAGAAGACAATCCTCTACCTCCGGAGTTTCTCCGAAGTATCGAGTCCGATCTCTTTATTTGAAGATTTTggcaacacctcaagatacttctgtCAGAAGCGACCATCGATCCCTGTCACTCCTATGGATCCCATAGAAGAAAACTATCTTCGGTAGACAATTAGAGAGTTGACAACTGATGAGGGCAAAAGTAACGGATACCCTAAACGCGCCCATCAGAACCAGACCGACTGGGCCACGGTCAAGTTGGGATCGTAGGGAAGATAGGCCCAAGCAGAGGCCCGATTGCTTGGGATAGCCCACCACGACGGGGACACCTCGCTGCCTGCCAAAagggctccgcctcgcccgaccccgacCTCCGCGAAGGAGTTCCGACTCGCTCGACCCTTGACCCTCGTTATCAGGAAGTCTCCGGGAGCAGGGAAGAACCCTCAGTCAAAAGGAGTCTGCGGATGTGACCCCGGAGAGACAGGGACATGACCGCACCATGCCCCTGTACGAACCGGAGTGGGCGACGGGTCAACACATCTCTTCCCGTGGCAGGCTTGGCTCAACCACTCCGGCTGACGACACCAATAGTGAACACGATGACGCGCGCCACGCTACGACGTGACGAACAATCGTACGCGATAGTTGATGATGCCTACGTCCTTCTCTGTGTAAGCGTTCCTCCCTtgagctataaaagggagaggacGTACTCCGGGTTGGGGGACCGAGAAAACCGCTCTGCATTCACCCGATCACGACCCaacacacgcacgcacgcacacgcgACCCAGAGACTTGGGACCCCGCTCTGTCTCTTGCTCATTAGTAACCCTTACTACAAACTTGAGTGTGAGAGCACGAGAGCTCGAACTGGAAGTAGGGACATTCCGCCCGAACAAGTATAAAATCTTGTGTCTTATACTTGCATTACCATCCGATCTTGTGACGCGCAAACAAGTTTACTAGCCGGTGATTTCGGAACACCGACAAttggtgcgccaggtaggggatctTGCGTGTCACACCGTTAGGCTTCGGATGGCCAACCACGCCGAAGGATGGGCCCCGGGCGCGCTCATGCATTTTGGTAGCCTGGACTTCATCGTTACCATTAGTGGGGGGCTGGAGCGGATCCAGGCACCCACACGCTCCGACAGCATGGTCACCAACACGCCGCAGGGCCCACGCCTCCATCGACAGGAGCAGTGCTCCCCTGCAGCCCCGAGAGCAGTGGCTTCGATAGCACGCGCCTGGCTCCAGGTGCTCTTGGGTCCGCGTTCGACCCAAGATGATCTCCACTACACCGCCTAATCGCTGGCCAATGTGGCCGCGCAGCTACCCGGATGTCTAGCACTGGAGTCACCATCCCTCGCAGGAGTGTTTCATGGCTGGAACCCCCGATGGCTTCATGGAAGAAGACGGGGACTCGCCTGAACACCCTCGTGACTGCATTCCACCACCTGCTTTTGCACTCGTACGAGGGAGTAGGCGGCTGTTGCCACCCCCTGCGTCTGCGCCGGCGCAAGGGGGCGGATGTTCTATGCAACCACCGCCCGCCCCCACATCGGCGCGGGGTGACGGGCACTAGGCGCACCAGCAACGAACCCAACTCCTCTCTCGCTAGAAGGAGCTCGAGGAATTACAGCTCCAGTTGGAGCAAGAATGCGCGGCACTTGGGCGTGAGCTCAGTCGCCACACCGATGGGGGCCCTGCCCATCCGCGTGCGGGCAAGGTCAACCACAAAATAGCCGAGGACCGACAGGGTTCCCCTGTTTTCGCCCGAGCAAGCCAAAACATCGCCGCGGCGGCAGCCCTGCTCGAGGCGCTCCCCGCGGCTGCGACGCCGAACGAGCAGTGGGCTCGCGAAAAGATGCGAAAGCACCTGCACCTCGCGGCCGATCAGCAGACGGAGAGCTCTATCTCTCGGCGCCGCAATGCCCCGGCGCAGTAGCCTGCACCCACTGCGCCGGGGGTAAGAAACGTCTCCATCCAGCAGGCCCCACGGGACGATGGTCGGTAGTCTGACCGCCGCGGGCAGGACAGAGCGAACGTGTCGGCCCCTCGACAGGGCCACCCGCACCACGACGAACCATGACGGGGCGAACCCCACGCCCCGGCCCGCCAGCATGACGGGGGGCGCGGGGCTGTCCCTGTCAAGCAGCGGATCGGGCAGGATCGTGACGCTCATCACACCATCAaagcccgccgccgcgaaaACAACTACAACGACGAAGCGGGGTCGGTGGCGAAGACCTACCGCCCACGCCGTGGCGGCCGCTACGACAGCGGCGAAGACCGAAGCGTGAGCCCCGAGCCGCCAGGCCCGAGGGTGTTCACTGTCGATATCTGCAGCGCGCATGTACCCACGCGGTACCGACCGCCCGCGAACATCACCAAGTATGGCGGGGAGACCGACCCCGAGCTCTGGCTCGAGGACTATTGCCTCGCTTGCCGTACCATGGGCACTAAGAGTGATGGGTTCATCATCCATAACCTCCCGCTGTACCTGGCCGATTCCGCTCGCACCTGGCTCGAGCACCTTCCATCCGACAGGATCGCCTGTTGGGCGGATCTGAAAGAGATCTTCGTGGAAAATTTCCAGGGCATGTACGAACGCCCAGGAAACCCATGGGACCTCAAGAACTGCCGGCAGAAACCGGAAGAGTCCCTCCGGGAGTATATCCGGCATTTCTCCAAGGAGTGCAACGCTGTTCCCAACATCGCTAACACCAACGTGATTGCGACGTTCTTGTCTGGAACCACCTGCAAGTCCTTGGTCCACAAGCTGGGTCGCAAGGGCCCACGCACCACCAAGGAGCTCCTCGACATTGCCAGGAACCACgcctccggcgaggaggcagtgGGTGCCATTTTCGAGCGAGCCTAGGGTGGCAAGGCGAAGCGTGACGATGCGGCTGACAAAGGCTCGTCCGACCGCACAGGCAAGAggaacaagaagaacaagaagaaagcCGGGGGAAACTTTGTGGTTGCTGCAGACCGCAAGGCCGGCAAGGCGCCAGTAGGAGACACCCCATACTACttcgagaagatgctcgagaagcccTGCCCCAATCACCCGTATCGGGTGAGCCACCTCATGAAAGACAACGATCTGATGAAGAAGTGGATCGCGGGAAATCTGAAGAAGGGCGAGCCAAAGAAGAAGCCCGAGGCggaggccgagggcgagggGGAGAAGGAAGAGGCCTTCCCCGACCATGACATCCTCATGATCTTTGGAGGACCGGCCGCGTACGAGTCGCGgcggaaaaaaaaaggatcacGCACCGGGAGGTGTTCGCGGCTGAGCCCGCGACGCCTGCGTTCCTCCGGTGGTCGGAGTCGCCGACACCTTTGATCTCGTTGACCACCCGAGTAGTGTCCCCCAGCCAGGAAGATGCCCCTGGTGGTGGATCCCATCGTCAGCAACAAGTGCCTGACAAAGGTGCTCATGGGCGGAGGCAGCGGCCTCAACATCCTCTACGTCGATACCCTCGACGCGATGGGGATCGATCGATCACGCCTCAGACCCTCGGGGGCCCCTTTCCACAGCGTCGTGCCGCGGAAGTAGGTGATTCCTCTTGGGCGGATCGACTTGCCCGTAACGTTTGGGGATCCCTCCAACTTCTGGACGGAGACCCTCACATTTGAAGTGGTAGGCTTCAGGGGAGCTTACCACGCCATTTTGGGGCAGCCATGTTACGCAAAGTTCATGGtggtccccaactacacctgcCTCAAGCTGAAAATGCCAGGCCCACGTGGTGTCATCACCGTCGCATCAAGCTTCCAGCGCACATATCAGTGCGAGATGGACAACTGCGAGCTCGCCTCGGTAGTCTTGGCCTCCGAGGAGCTCGCCCTGATCAGGACAGAGACTCCCCAGGAGCCTCCCAACTCTAACCGCAGGGTCGGGTCCTTTGAGCCCGCCGAGGGTGTCAAAGAGATCCCTCGCGACCCCCAAGGGTCGGGTGAAAAGAAGTTGAGGGTCGGCTCGATGCTGACCCCCAAATAGGAAGATgcgctcgtcgacttcctccgcgcGAACAAGGATATTTTCACCTGGATGCCTTCAGACATCCTGGGTATACctagggaggtcgccgagcacgcgCTCCATATCAAACCGGGCTCCCGCCCGGTGAAGTAATGATTGCGCCGCTTTGACGAAGAAAAGCGGCGGGCCATCTGCGAGGAGATCGCCAGGCTCTTGGATGctggcttcatcaaggaagtgtACCATCCGGAGTGGCTAGCAAATCCTGTTCTTGTACGAAAAAAGAGTGggaaatggagaatgtgtgttgactatacGAATCTCAACAAAGCGTGCTCAAAGAATCCGTTTCCTTTGCCGCGCATTGATCTAGTAGTCGACTCCACCTCTGGGTGCAAAACCCTCTGCTTTCTGGACGCCTACTAAGGGTACCACAAGATTGCGATGAAGGAGTCCGATCAACTCAGGACTTCTTTCAACACTCCATTCGGCTCGTATTGTTACGTTACGATGACATTCGGTTTGAAGAACGCTGGTGCGACTTACCAGCGCTGCATGATCAGATGCTTCGGTGACCTCATCAGGCGGACCGTAGAGACctacgtcgatgacatcgtGGTCAAAACTAAGCAAGCCGACGGGCTCGTAGCCGACCTCGAGCTAATGTTTGCCCGACTCTGCGCGAACGGAGTCCGGCTCAATCCGGAGAAATGCGTTTTCGGAGTCCCGCATGGCATGCTTCTTGGGTTCATTGTCTCCCAACGAGGGATCGAGGCCAACACAGATAAGATTAATGCCATAACAAATGCGGGGCCGATTCAGAATCTGAAGGGTGTGCAACGGATCACTGGGTGCCTCGCAGCGCTCAGCCGTTTCATATCCCGCTTAGGAGAACGGGATCTTCCCCTGTATCAACTCCTAAGAAAGAGCGATCGCTTCACCTCGACCGCCGAGGCCCAGCAAGCGCTCGACAACCTTAAGTCGCTATTGACTAAGGCGCCAATCTTGGTACCCCCAATGGATGGGGAGCCCCTCCTTCTCTACATAGCTGCCACAACGCAAGTGGTCAGCGCTGCATTAATGgtagagagggaggaggcggggcaTGCTCTAAAAGTACAGCGACCTGTGTACTTTATGAGTGAGATCCTGGGCGACACCAAGACCCGATACCCCCAAATTCAGAAACTCCTTTATGCGGTGCTGATCCCTAAGCGCAAATTGCGGCACTACTTTGAGTCGCATTCAGTCATGGTGGTCACGTCCTTCCCGCTTGGTGAAATCGTGCGCAACCCTGACGCCACCGGGAGGATCGCCAAGTGGTCACTTAAGCTCATGGGGCAGGGCATCGAGTACGCCCCCTGCACCGCGATTGAAACCCTGACACTTGCCAACtttgtggcagagtggactgaGACCCAGTTACCCCCGGCCCCCTGGACCAGGACTACTGGACaatgtttttcgacggatcaCTGATGAAGGAGGGAGCAGGGGTCGGCCTCATGTTCATCTCCCCGCTCGGCATCCGCATGAGGTACGTGATTCGAATGCATTTCCCAGCATCCAACAATATCACGGAATACGAAGGCCTTCTCAATGGCTTGTGCATCGCCATTGAATTGGGTATCCGGTGTCTAGAGATCAAAGGCGACTCTCGCCTCGTCGTGGATCAAGTCCTGAAGGAATCAGGCTGTCTCAATCGCAAGATGGCGGCATACTGCCAGGCAGTATGACTATTAGAAGAAAAGTTCGATGGCCTAGAACTTGTCCACATCCCGCGACGTTTCAACGAGGCAGCAGACCAACTGGCGAAGATGGGCTCACAGCGCCAGCCCATCCCCGGCGGGATCTTTGCCAGCGACCAGTACAAACCCTCTATCCGCTTCGAGGAAGAGAGGGCGCCCGGGGTTGGACCATCCGATGAAGACGCAGGGGCACACCCCACAACTCGCGACCCTGACGTACAACCAAAGACGACGGGGACCCCGCATCCGATCCCGCGAAGCACCGACCCTCCCGAAAAGGGCTCGGGGGATGGCACCCTTTCCGTCCGATGCTGAAGTCATGGAGCTGGATGAGGGATAGGGCCGAACCTCCGACCCCATGCGGGACTGGAGGGAGCCTTACCTCGCTTACCTCCTCCTCAACAAGCTCCCCGCTGATAGGACGGAAGCTCGCCGGCTTGCCCGGTGCGCCAAATCATACGTCCTTGTCGATGGAGAACTTTACAAGCAATGCCACACGAGGATTTTGCAGCGGTGCATCGCCGTAGAACAAGGGAGACAACTGCTAATCGACATTCACAGCGGGGTTTGCGGACACCACGCCGCTCCTTGAACCCTGGTCGGGAATGCCTTCCGCCAGGGGTTCTACTGGCCGACGGTGGTCGCCGACGCCGATCAGATCGTGCGCACCTGCGAAGggtgccagttctacgctcggcAGACCCACATGCCGGCTCAAGCACTCcaaaccatccccatcacatggccatTCGCAGTCTGGGGGTTGGACATGGTCGGCCCCCTAAGCAAGGCGCCCGGGGCTTTACCCACCTACTTGTCACCGTAGAtaagttcacaaaatggatcgaAG comes from Panicum virgatum strain AP13 chromosome 4K, P.virgatum_v5, whole genome shotgun sequence and encodes:
- the LOC120702127 gene encoding uncharacterized protein LOC120702127, whose translation is MVVPNYTCLKLKMPGPRGVITVASSFQRTYQCEMDNCELASVVLASEELALIRTETPQEPPNSNRRVGSFEPAEGVKEIPRDPQGSGEKKLRVGSMLTPK